The region GGGGGGTGTGCCCCCGTTTTCAGTGGATGATCCCCGTCCGCAGGGCGACCGCCACCATCCCGGCGCGGTCGCCCGTGCCGAGCTTGCGGGCGATGCGGGCGAGGTGGCTCTTGACGGTCAGCGCGGACAGGCCCATGGAGACGCCGATGGCCTTGTTCGACTGGCCCTCGGCGACGAGTCGGAGCACCTCGACCTCTCGGCCGGAGAGCTCGCGGTAGCCGCCCGGGTGGCTCGGGGCACCCGGGGGGCGGCGGTGCATACGGGCGGCGGCCGAGCCGATCGGCGCGACACCGGGTCGGGTGGGGAGCCCGACGTTCGTACGGGTGCCGGTGACGACATAGCCCTTGACGCCGCCCGCGAGGGCGTTGCGCACGGCGCCGATGTCGTCGGCGGCGGAGAGGGCGAGGCCGTTGGGCCAGCCGGCGGCTCGGGTCTCGGACAGCAGGGTGAGCCCGCTGCCGTCGGGCAGGTGGACGTCGGCGACACAGATGTCGCGCGGGTTGCCGATTCGGGGACGGGCCTCCGCGACGGACGACGCCTCGATGACGTCGCGCACTCCGAGCGCCCAGAGGTGGCGGGTGACGGTGGATCGGACCCGTGGGTCGGCCACGACCACCATGGCGGTCGGCTTGTTCGGGCGGTAGGCGACCAGGCTTGCGGGCTGCTCGAGGAGAACGGACACCAGGCCTCCTGGGGGTGCGGGACGGGGACCGGCTGTGGGGATGAAGCCGGGGCGAACCGTGCTTTCAAGGTCACAGACGTCTTCGGCATCAAACCCGTCCGCCTTTAGAGAATGATCACGATTTGGTGAGTAACAATCCGTGCAATTCGGACACGCGATCGATCATCCGAAGATCAAACCGAGTCGTTCCATGTCGCGACACGGCTGAAAGTGGCCGTATCGACAAAACCTCGGCAAGGAACTCGGCAAAGGGCGCGGCGTTCCGTGAGGTCGAAAAGGGCGCCCGTTCGACATGACACGGGCGCCCCGGAAGACGGAGAAGCGAAAGAAGGGCGTTCAGCGGGACTGCGGCCCCCGGCGCTGCGGGAGGGTCACCACCGAGCCGTCGCCCGGCCCCGCCGGGGGCAGGCCCGCGATCTGGCAGAGCAGATCGCACCAGGCGGCGAGGTGCGCGGCCGTGTCCGGTACGCCGCCCAGGCCCTCGCGAGGCGTCCAGGAGGCCCGGATCTCGATCTGGGACGCGGCGGGGCGCTCGGACAGCCCCCCGAAGTAGTGCGAGCTCGCCCGGGTGACGGTGCCGCTCGGTTCGCCGTACGACAGACCGCGGGCCTGCAACGCGCCGGTCAGCCACGACCAGGAGACGTCGGGGAGCAGCGGGTCGGCCGCCATCTCCGGCTCCAGCTCCGCGCGCACCAGCGTCACCAGCCGGAAGGAGCCCTGCCAGGCGTCGTGCCCCGCCGGGTCGTGCAACAGGATGAGCCGGCCGTCCGCCAGGTCCTCGTCGTCGGCGACGACCGCGGCCTCCAACGCGTACGCGTAGGGGGCCAGGCGCTGTGGTGGGCGCGTCGGGTCGATCTCGATCTCGGGCCGCAGCCGCGCGGCCCTCAGTGCGTCGACGGCAGCCCGGAAGGGTGGCGGAGCCGTCTCCCTCGCATCCCGGTCCCCCTCCTTGGCATCGTCCATTTCGCCAGCGCCGTCCGACAGTCGTCCCTGAGCCGCAGCCATGCGGGGAAGATTAAGGGGAACGGAGCCCGCGCGCAGGGAGAGACACCCGTGCGCCGGACCACTGTCCGGATCGTGCCGCGCGAAAGCGCAGGCGGGAGCGGATCGCTCCGGGCGCCGGAGCCCGGCACTTGCGGGTCGGCGGGGCATGCGAGACTTTCCGTCGTGAGTGCCAATGACCGCCCCGCCGCGGGCCAGCCGCCGACAGCCACGTACGAGTCCGCCTTCCTCAAGGCGTGCAGGCGCGAGCCCGTGCCGCACACGCCCGTGTGGTTCATGCGGCAGGCCGGTCGCTCGCTGCCCGAGTACCTCAAGGTGCGCGAGGGCATTCCCATGCTGGACTCCTGCATGCGGCCCGAGCTGGTCGCCGAGATCACCCTCCAGCCGGTGCGCCGGCACAACGTGGACGCGGCGATCTACTACAGCGACATCGTCGTCCCGCTGAAGGCCATCGGCATCGACCTCGACATCAAGCCGGGCGTCGGCCCGGTCGTCGCGAACCCGATCCGCACCCGCGCCGACCTGGCCCAGCTGCGCGATCTGACCCCCGAGGACGTCTGGTACGTCACCGAGGCGATCAAGCTCCTGACGGCCGAGCTCGGCGAGACCCCGCTCATCGGTTTCGCGGGCGCGCCCTTCACCCTCGCGAGTTACCTCGTGGAGGGCGGCCCGTCCAAGAACCACGAGCACACCAAGGCGCTCATGTACGGCGACCCGCAGCTGTGGGCCGACCTGATCGACCGTCTCGCCGAGATCACCTCCGCTTTCCTGAAGGTGCAGATCGAGGCGGGCGCCAGTGCCGTCCAGCTCTTCGACTCCTGGGTCGGCGCCCTGGCACCCGCCGACTACCGCCGTTCGGTGCTGCCCGCGTCCGCGAAGGTCTTCGACTCCGTGGCCGCGTACGGCGTTCCGCGCATCCACTTCGGCGTCGGCACCGGCGAGCTGCTCGGCCTCATGGGCGAGGCGGGCGCGGACGTCGTCGGCGTCGACTGGCGCGTCCCGCTCGACGAGGCCGCGCGCCGTGTCGGTCCCGGCAAGGCGCTCCAGGGCAACCTCGACCCCGCCGTCCTTTTCTCTACCACCGAGGCCGTGGAAGCCAAGACCCGCGAGGTGCTGGACGCCGCCGCCGGTCTGGAGGGCCATGTCTTCAACCTCGGCCACGGCGTCATGCCGAGCATCGACCCGGACGCGCTGACCCGTCTCGTGGAGTACGTCCACCAGCAGACCGAGCGCTGACCTCCTACGGGGGACGGCGCACGCCTCGACGCCGCCCTCCTCACCAGCCGTGCCGCGCCTGTCTGCCGAACAGCAGGCTGCGCGGTTCCGGTGGTGGCGGGGTGCCCGGGCGCAGCGGCCAGGCCAGCAGCATCCCCACGAGGAAGCCGACCACGTGGGCCTCGTACGCCACGGTTCCGGCGGTGGAGACGCCGCCGCCGGACGAGTACACCGCCTGCAACGCGAACCAGAAGCCCAGCACCAGCCACGCGGGCAGGCGCAGCGGCAGGAAGACCAGGAACGGGACGAGCACCCAGACCCTGACCCTCGGATAGAGCACCAGATAGGCGCCGAGGACTCCGGCGATCGCTCCGGAAGCGCCGATCAGCGGGTCGGCCGAGTCGGCGTTGAGGTACGCGAAGCCGTACGCGGCCGCGTAACCGCACGCCACGTAGAACACCGAGAACCGCACATGTCCGAGGCGGTCCTCGATGTTGTTGCCGAAGATCAGCAGGAAGAGCATGTTGCCGAGCAGATGCAGCCAGCTGCCGTGCAGGAACATCGCGGTGAGGACCGAGAGCGGCGGCGACTTGTCGTACGTCGGCGGGCCCACCAGGCACCCGGGGCCTCCTGACCCGACGCCGACGCCGACGTCGCCGGTCGGGACCAGGCGGGGCAGTTGGTGGTGGACCAACTCCTGCGGCACCGCGGCGTAGTGCTCCAGGAACGCGTGCAGATGGCACAGCTGGGAGAGCCCGCTGTCACCCGCCACCGATCCCGCGAGGCCGGGCGTGTAGAGGAACACCAGAACATTGGCGGCGATCAGCGCATACGTCACATAGGGCGTGCGGCGCACCGGGTTCACGTCATGGACGGGGATGACCACG is a window of Streptomyces sp. NBC_00271 DNA encoding:
- a CDS encoding response regulator transcription factor, which codes for MSVLLEQPASLVAYRPNKPTAMVVVADPRVRSTVTRHLWALGVRDVIEASSVAEARPRIGNPRDICVADVHLPDGSGLTLLSETRAAGWPNGLALSAADDIGAVRNALAGGVKGYVVTGTRTNVGLPTRPGVAPIGSAAARMHRRPPGAPSHPGGYRELSGREVEVLRLVAEGQSNKAIGVSMGLSALTVKSHLARIARKLGTGDRAGMVAVALRTGIIH
- a CDS encoding DUF3000 domain-containing protein — encoded protein: MDDAKEGDRDARETAPPPFRAAVDALRAARLRPEIEIDPTRPPQRLAPYAYALEAAVVADDEDLADGRLILLHDPAGHDAWQGSFRLVTLVRAELEPEMAADPLLPDVSWSWLTGALQARGLSYGEPSGTVTRASSHYFGGLSERPAASQIEIRASWTPREGLGGVPDTAAHLAAWCDLLCQIAGLPPAGPGDGSVVTLPQRRGPQSR
- the hemE gene encoding uroporphyrinogen decarboxylase, with protein sequence MSANDRPAAGQPPTATYESAFLKACRREPVPHTPVWFMRQAGRSLPEYLKVREGIPMLDSCMRPELVAEITLQPVRRHNVDAAIYYSDIVVPLKAIGIDLDIKPGVGPVVANPIRTRADLAQLRDLTPEDVWYVTEAIKLLTAELGETPLIGFAGAPFTLASYLVEGGPSKNHEHTKALMYGDPQLWADLIDRLAEITSAFLKVQIEAGASAVQLFDSWVGALAPADYRRSVLPASAKVFDSVAAYGVPRIHFGVGTGELLGLMGEAGADVVGVDWRVPLDEAARRVGPGKALQGNLDPAVLFSTTEAVEAKTREVLDAAAGLEGHVFNLGHGVMPSIDPDALTRLVEYVHQQTER
- a CDS encoding rhomboid family intramembrane serine protease — its product is MVIPVHDVNPVRRTPYVTYALIAANVLVFLYTPGLAGSVAGDSGLSQLCHLHAFLEHYAAVPQELVHHQLPRLVPTGDVGVGVGSGGPGCLVGPPTYDKSPPLSVLTAMFLHGSWLHLLGNMLFLLIFGNNIEDRLGHVRFSVFYVACGYAAAYGFAYLNADSADPLIGASGAIAGVLGAYLVLYPRVRVWVLVPFLVFLPLRLPAWLVLGFWFALQAVYSSGGGVSTAGTVAYEAHVVGFLVGMLLAWPLRPGTPPPPEPRSLLFGRQARHGW